One stretch of Dissulfurimicrobium hydrothermale DNA includes these proteins:
- the flgL gene encoding flagellar hook-associated protein FlgL produces the protein MRITMNTIYDQINTDLSRLTDNMAKTTRSISSGKIYSTLSDSPVALTEALGIRDVISSTNQYKDNITYGQGWVTATDSAMSQIQDRLTRAKTLAVQGANDTQDANSRKAIAEEVKSIIDEVVALGNTKMGDRYVFGGTKTTGYATGEAPFVLQADGTVKYNGNQEDIAIQAASGLRQKINLDGHTALVEGGVFNSLNVLYNGLMSDNQADIIAAISDIDRAIGYVNQQSATLGAMSNALTNKSSMADNLVLTNTERLSSVEDTDIVKAVTDLTTQQTSYQAALAAAAKVMNVSLVDYLK, from the coding sequence ATGCGTATAACCATGAATACCATCTATGATCAAATAAATACAGACCTTAGCCGTCTTACAGACAACATGGCGAAGACAACCAGGTCCATCTCTTCGGGCAAGATATATAGTACCCTTTCGGACAGCCCCGTGGCCCTGACCGAGGCCTTGGGTATCAGGGATGTCATCAGCAGCACGAATCAATATAAAGACAATATCACCTATGGGCAGGGCTGGGTGACTGCTACCGATTCAGCCATGTCACAGATACAAGACAGGCTCACGCGCGCCAAGACGCTGGCGGTTCAAGGGGCGAACGACACCCAGGATGCGAATTCACGCAAGGCCATAGCCGAGGAGGTAAAATCCATCATAGATGAGGTGGTGGCGCTTGGCAATACAAAGATGGGAGATCGCTATGTGTTCGGCGGGACAAAGACCACCGGCTATGCAACAGGGGAGGCGCCTTTTGTCCTGCAGGCTGATGGTACGGTCAAATACAACGGCAACCAGGAGGATATAGCCATACAGGCGGCGTCAGGTCTGAGACAGAAGATAAACCTGGATGGCCATACGGCCCTTGTCGAAGGCGGCGTGTTCAATTCGCTCAATGTCCTTTATAATGGTCTGATGTCGGACAATCAGGCTGATATAATCGCTGCGATTTCAGACATCGATAGGGCAATAGGGTATGTAAACCAACAGAGCGCTACGCTCGGTGCCATGTCAAATGCCTTGACCAACAAGTCGTCCATGGCGGATAATCTTGTTCTTACAAACACCGAGCGTCTTTCATCAGTGGAGGATACAGATATCGTCAAGGCTGTGACGGATCTGACGACCCAGCAGACGAGCTATCAGGCGGCCCTTGCCGCGGCTGCAAAGGTCATGAACGTCAGTCTTGTTGATTACTTGAAATGA
- the flgK gene encoding flagellar hook-associated protein FlgK → MPGLTSILNVANQGVLAEQVNLHITAQNISNVNTPGYSRQSVTLSPNFPTPSSVGPIGNGVSATEITRAYDRFITQTLFGKTSVMSGLQARQSGMQLVEGVFNEVDQSGINGMLSQFWTSWDGLANNAEGIPERTTLLNNASLLTQGINDRYNSLMQLSKNVDLNIDTAVKNINQIADQIADINVRILSMESSNHQANDLRDQRDELVKQLSQLADVHYFETKQGTYTVLIGQGSPLVEGNKSSHLTISDGSVNWEGPTGQIKTLTAQDIKNGTLGGWLDIKSRISPPDTSTLIGSQANTTGGQAIASSTAWSNIDGVTVSGTAPFTIQFSGTRQDGTPITGTYTYDPTAANHSSWTWTNSSGPGAGSSVTGTIGDFVTAVKAAFGNTVDMYPNSDGRLVLKDTNPGNFPISFQIESISGGVTGLNLGKFDGSYPPNYLTQLNNWASELIKAVNSQHSQGVGLIPLTETTASNTVIATTQPISYRASGLPFSSSVQTGSFDIWLYDKNGNVIDLNPATPGVNDPLKIDITKGSTTLSDIQNAINTANVGLTASIAGGRLTISVNGQNGVAGFAFGQDTSGALMALGMNSFFTGHDAGTIGVNQTFINDPRLVAAAQVEGVGAGQAVSGNTVTDPNRPLVTNFASGEIRLWVYDQNGQLVDMDPTTAGIDPVRIPVDPKTTSIDGIVNAINNVSGLSAGINNGKLTISAANSAWKGITLEDTSGVLSYLGLDAADAPPLTAAPQMTALQGVTDPTQSLNSSASGLPLYGSVRNGSFIVNHYDVNKNLIGTTAVTVAATDSLNTLVSKLNATGFLSASIDATDPTNQHLVISPTNSGESFALDSDTSGVLNALGLGQISQAANGAYAVSNTASPLNQLLMGVTSGGKFNIYLYDANGNQIGGVNQITVSKYDSLSSVAKKIDSIPGLVASIDNNGLNIRTDGSAAAFALTEDLVTPSGFLGAMDISTPQGGTFSPASNQNALAMGDVSRAGIAGLDGADINSAYQSFVGTVGIDSKGIQSDYAFSQSAVNGLQASRDAVSAVSLDEEMANLIRFQQAYSAAAKLIKVADDLFQSLLAAKQ, encoded by the coding sequence ATGCCAGGTCTAACAAGTATTTTGAATGTCGCAAATCAAGGAGTGCTTGCCGAACAGGTAAATCTCCATATAACCGCCCAAAACATATCAAATGTAAATACGCCTGGCTATTCAAGGCAGAGCGTCACTTTGTCTCCTAATTTTCCTACCCCTTCTTCAGTTGGTCCTATCGGCAACGGCGTAAGCGCTACCGAGATAACAAGGGCATATGACCGTTTTATAACTCAGACCCTGTTCGGCAAGACATCCGTCATGTCAGGGCTTCAGGCAAGACAATCAGGGATGCAGCTTGTGGAAGGCGTGTTTAATGAGGTCGATCAAAGCGGCATAAATGGAATGCTGAGTCAGTTTTGGACGAGCTGGGATGGTCTTGCAAACAATGCGGAGGGCATACCTGAGCGGACAACGCTCCTAAATAATGCAAGTCTTCTAACCCAGGGAATAAACGACCGCTATAATTCACTAATGCAACTTTCAAAAAACGTGGATCTGAATATCGACACCGCGGTGAAAAATATAAACCAGATCGCAGATCAGATCGCCGATATAAATGTCAGGATCCTTTCGATGGAGTCATCTAATCACCAGGCTAACGACTTAAGGGATCAACGGGACGAACTCGTAAAACAGCTATCTCAGCTGGCGGATGTCCACTATTTCGAGACAAAACAGGGTACCTATACAGTGCTTATAGGCCAAGGATCCCCGCTCGTCGAGGGGAATAAGTCATCTCATTTGACCATAAGCGATGGCAGTGTCAATTGGGAAGGCCCGACAGGCCAGATTAAGACGCTTACAGCCCAAGATATAAAAAACGGTACGCTCGGAGGTTGGCTTGATATCAAGTCCCGCATAAGCCCCCCTGACACATCGACGCTCATAGGTTCCCAGGCCAATACAACAGGCGGACAAGCCATAGCATCGTCAACCGCATGGAGCAACATTGACGGCGTAACGGTGAGCGGCACTGCCCCGTTTACCATCCAGTTCTCTGGTACAAGACAGGATGGCACGCCTATCACCGGCACATATACCTATGATCCGACCGCTGCAAACCATAGCTCATGGACGTGGACAAACAGCTCTGGTCCTGGGGCGGGTTCGTCGGTGACAGGTACCATCGGCGATTTTGTAACCGCAGTCAAGGCGGCATTTGGCAATACTGTAGACATGTACCCCAACAGTGACGGGAGGCTCGTGCTCAAAGATACAAACCCCGGGAATTTCCCCATCTCATTTCAGATAGAGTCCATATCGGGCGGCGTGACAGGCCTGAATCTCGGCAAGTTCGATGGAAGTTACCCGCCAAATTATCTTACGCAGCTGAACAACTGGGCATCCGAGCTCATCAAGGCCGTAAATAGCCAGCACAGCCAGGGCGTGGGCCTTATCCCTCTTACAGAGACTACGGCCTCCAACACGGTCATTGCTACAACCCAGCCCATAAGTTACAGGGCCTCAGGGCTTCCATTTTCAAGCAGCGTGCAGACCGGCTCCTTTGACATCTGGCTTTATGATAAAAACGGCAATGTCATAGACCTCAATCCTGCAACACCTGGTGTAAACGACCCGCTCAAGATAGACATCACAAAGGGTTCAACGACCCTATCCGATATCCAAAACGCCATAAATACTGCCAATGTCGGTCTTACGGCAAGCATAGCAGGCGGAAGGCTTACCATCAGTGTAAACGGGCAAAATGGCGTAGCAGGCTTCGCCTTTGGGCAGGACACCTCTGGGGCGCTTATGGCCTTGGGGATGAACAGCTTTTTTACCGGCCATGACGCAGGCACAATCGGCGTTAACCAGACATTTATAAACGACCCCCGCCTTGTCGCTGCCGCACAGGTGGAGGGCGTAGGTGCCGGTCAGGCTGTAAGCGGAAACACTGTCACGGATCCGAACCGCCCGCTTGTGACCAATTTTGCCTCCGGTGAGATAAGGCTCTGGGTCTATGACCAGAACGGCCAGCTTGTTGATATGGATCCAACCACCGCAGGCATCGATCCTGTGAGGATACCTGTCGATCCGAAAACTACCTCTATAGATGGCATTGTAAATGCCATAAACAACGTAAGCGGCCTCAGTGCGGGCATCAATAACGGCAAACTCACGATCAGTGCTGCAAACAGCGCATGGAAGGGCATCACCCTTGAAGACACCTCGGGCGTCCTATCTTATCTGGGTCTTGATGCTGCGGATGCGCCTCCGTTGACCGCCGCACCTCAGATGACTGCGCTCCAAGGGGTGACGGATCCCACCCAATCTCTCAATTCTTCCGCTTCGGGCCTTCCGCTCTACGGCTCTGTCCGTAATGGTTCATTTATTGTAAACCATTATGATGTGAACAAGAATTTGATTGGTACAACGGCCGTAACCGTAGCTGCCACTGACAGTTTGAATACGTTGGTAAGCAAGTTAAATGCCACCGGCTTCCTTTCGGCCTCGATTGACGCGACCGATCCAACAAATCAACACCTCGTCATCTCGCCCACAAATTCCGGTGAGTCATTTGCCCTTGATTCCGATACGAGTGGGGTCCTGAACGCCCTCGGCCTTGGGCAGATCAGCCAGGCGGCTAATGGGGCATATGCGGTCTCAAATACGGCGAGCCCCCTCAACCAGCTCTTGATGGGCGTGACATCTGGCGGAAAATTCAACATTTATCTCTATGATGCAAATGGCAACCAGATAGGCGGCGTAAACCAGATTACCGTCTCAAAATATGACAGTCTTTCAAGCGTTGCAAAGAAGATAGATTCAATTCCAGGACTTGTTGCAAGCATTGACAACAATGGCCTCAATATCAGGACTGATGGCAGCGCAGCTGCATTCGCCCTGACCGAGGATCTTGTGACCCCCTCTGGTTTCTTGGGTGCCATGGACATTTCGACCCCTCAGGGTGGGACCTTTTCGCCTGCAAGCAACCAGAATGCCCTGGCCATGGGGGATGTGAGCCGGGCAGGCATTGCCGGGCTGGATGGGGCGGACATCAACAGCGCTTATCAGAGTTTTGTCGGTACAGTGGGCATTGATTCCAAGGGCATTCAATCGGATTATGCCTTTAGCCAGTCTGCCGTAAACGGGCTTCAGGCGAGCCGAGACGCGGTATCGGCTGTATCGCTCGATGAAGAGATGGCAAATCTCATTAGGTTTCAGCAGGCGTACTCGGCTGCGGCCAAGCTGATCAAGGTGGCCGATGACTTGTTTCAGAGCCTTCTCGCTGCAAAGCAGTAA
- a CDS encoding rod-binding protein, which produces MLPQSINKLPGVRVAGETTSSLKGHSDKEIKKVCADFEAMFIKQMLETMRKSMSNGGFFGARFQGDIYTTLFEDQLSKVLSEGKGIGIGKELYKNLVHRYGNIKDEKDK; this is translated from the coding sequence ATGTTGCCGCAGTCGATAAATAAGTTACCAGGTGTCAGGGTCGCTGGTGAGACCACTTCTTCTTTGAAGGGACATAGCGATAAGGAGATAAAAAAGGTGTGTGCCGATTTTGAGGCCATGTTTATAAAACAGATGCTTGAGACGATGAGGAAGAGTATGTCCAACGGCGGATTTTTTGGCGCCAGGTTTCAAGGGGATATATACACCACCCTCTTTGAAGATCAGCTTTCGAAGGTCTTGTCTGAGGGAAAGGGCATAGGTATAGGTAAAGAGCTCTACAAAAATCTGGTGCACAGATATGGAAACATCAAAGACGAGAAAGATAAATAG
- a CDS encoding flagellar basal body P-ring protein FlgI, producing the protein MPIVLCTILVCVGTSHAVRLKDIADIDGVRTNQLVGYGLVVGLNGTGDGTQADFTTQSIVNMMERMGVIIDPKKVKVKNTAGVMVTAQMPPFSKIGQKLDVVVSSLGDAKSLQGGTLLLTPLKGIDGKIYAVAQGPLSIGGFSAQGAGAGVQKNHPTVGRIANGATVEREIPVALNQRSDILISLNNPDFITASRTAIAINSVLRGVDARAVDAETIKLTVPPEFRGDIVDLIAAIENVEIRPDQVAKVVLDERTGTVVVGSDVTISKVAISHGDLSIQIKESPRVSQPQPFSQGATAVTPNTQISVQEGKGRLIVLNTQPNIGDLAKALNAIGVTPRDLIAIFTSLKAAGALHADLEII; encoded by the coding sequence ATGCCCATTGTTTTATGCACAATCCTCGTGTGCGTTGGGACGTCGCATGCGGTGCGTCTTAAAGACATAGCTGATATAGACGGCGTTCGCACAAATCAGCTTGTCGGGTATGGGTTGGTAGTCGGTTTGAACGGCACCGGAGACGGGACGCAAGCGGACTTCACCACCCAATCTATAGTCAACATGATGGAACGGATGGGAGTGATTATAGACCCGAAGAAGGTCAAGGTAAAGAATACCGCAGGCGTCATGGTCACAGCCCAGATGCCGCCGTTTAGCAAGATAGGCCAGAAGTTGGATGTGGTGGTGTCGTCGCTCGGTGATGCAAAGAGCCTGCAGGGCGGGACCCTGCTTTTGACCCCGCTCAAAGGGATCGACGGCAAGATATATGCCGTGGCGCAAGGCCCGCTCAGTATTGGTGGCTTTTCGGCACAGGGGGCTGGGGCGGGTGTGCAAAAAAATCACCCCACAGTCGGAAGGATAGCAAACGGCGCTACGGTCGAGCGCGAGATCCCGGTCGCTCTCAATCAACGGTCTGATATATTGATAAGTCTAAATAATCCCGATTTTATAACCGCATCGCGGACGGCGATTGCGATCAATTCTGTCTTGAGGGGAGTGGATGCAAGGGCCGTGGATGCCGAGACCATCAAGCTCACTGTACCGCCTGAATTCAGGGGGGATATCGTAGATCTTATAGCGGCCATCGAAAATGTCGAGATCAGGCCGGATCAGGTCGCAAAGGTGGTATTAGATGAAAGGACCGGGACCGTGGTAGTGGGATCTGATGTTACAATATCAAAGGTGGCTATATCTCATGGTGATTTAAGCATCCAGATCAAGGAGAGCCCTAGGGTTTCACAGCCCCAGCCGTTTTCACAAGGGGCTACGGCTGTGACGCCGAATACCCAGATATCTGTGCAGGAAGGTAAGGGAAGGCTCATCGTGCTCAATACGCAGCCCAATATAGGAGATCTCGCAAAGGCCTTGAATGCAATAGGCGTAACGCCGAGAGATTTAATAGCCATTTTCACTTCGCTCAAGGCTGCAGGCGCCCTTCATGCCGATCTGGAGATCATCTAG
- a CDS encoding flagellar basal body L-ring protein FlgH, translating into MNRMNRAKRSTFLSQVVFVVNIAAMAAAMMTLSGCAGVSQPQRPMTPVPSSFYEIPVPREHPHEGSLFTPGREGSIYSDFRARNVGDVITILIAENLKAANDAATQTQKDSNTNLGLTGILGLIFSKNSTVNPSNTIGGSATDKYNGSGKSSRNASFTGTISARVVQVLPDGNLLVEGSRELKINNETQYLTLSGVVRPKDLSSDNTVPSTRLADARIEYTGGGVLSDKQGPGWLVRLLDMVAPF; encoded by the coding sequence ATGAATAGGATGAATAGGGCGAAAAGATCAACCTTTCTCTCCCAGGTCGTGTTTGTTGTAAATATTGCGGCCATGGCCGCTGCCATGATGACGTTGTCGGGTTGTGCGGGTGTGTCGCAGCCGCAGCGTCCAATGACGCCGGTCCCTTCATCATTTTATGAGATACCGGTGCCACGGGAGCATCCGCATGAAGGGTCGCTTTTTACGCCAGGGCGTGAAGGAAGCATATATTCCGATTTCAGGGCCAGGAACGTTGGCGATGTGATTACCATCTTAATAGCCGAGAATCTGAAGGCCGCCAATGACGCAGCCACCCAGACACAAAAGGATTCGAATACGAATCTTGGACTTACAGGCATATTAGGACTTATATTCAGCAAGAACAGTACGGTTAACCCGTCAAACACCATAGGGGGCAGTGCGACCGACAAGTACAATGGGAGCGGCAAGAGTTCGCGGAACGCCTCCTTTACAGGTACTATCTCTGCACGGGTTGTTCAGGTGCTCCCGGACGGCAATCTGTTGGTCGAGGGGAGCCGTGAGCTCAAGATCAACAACGAGACACAGTATTTAACACTCTCCGGCGTCGTCAGGCCGAAGGACTTGTCATCCGACAACACAGTTCCATCCACGCGTCTGGCGGACGCCAGGATAGAGTACACAGGCGGGGGCGTTTTGTCGGATAAGCAGGGACCAGGTTGGCTTGTGAGGCTTCTTGACATGGTCGCGCCTTTTTGA
- the flgA gene encoding flagellar basal body P-ring formation chaperone FlgA, which translates to MIKKGLMSGELRCLLRVIFFMISAILLLGHDLAAADQGQVAQSQKTITTDDFSRYFRQEISRRIPWADGEIEIMRFQTFPPEVTVPSGKVEIETEAPAGERPLGMFTCIFTVKVDGKIKHRVRGCGFVEIYRPVVCAAKALPKGHILSLDDINMIRQPISRIYDSFFDDPAKVTGLALTRFVQPGQILTDRMVAQPLVVHRGDIVTIVADSPSFTITTPGKVMQDGALGEAIKVQNIMSKREIVAVVKDAKTVSVRF; encoded by the coding sequence ATGATAAAAAAAGGCCTGATGTCCGGCGAGCTCCGTTGTCTTTTGCGTGTCATTTTTTTTATGATTTCGGCCATCCTGCTACTGGGTCATGACCTTGCGGCCGCTGATCAAGGTCAGGTTGCACAGTCTCAAAAGACGATAACGACCGATGATTTCAGTCGTTATTTCAGGCAGGAGATATCAAGGCGCATCCCTTGGGCTGATGGTGAGATTGAGATCATGAGGTTTCAGACCTTTCCGCCGGAGGTGACCGTGCCCAGCGGAAAGGTCGAGATAGAGACTGAGGCCCCTGCTGGCGAGCGCCCCCTTGGGATGTTCACCTGTATCTTCACAGTAAAAGTGGACGGCAAGATTAAACATAGGGTAAGGGGTTGTGGTTTTGTGGAGATATATCGTCCTGTTGTCTGCGCGGCGAAGGCGCTTCCAAAAGGGCATATCTTATCTTTGGATGATATAAATATGATCCGCCAACCGATTTCCAGGATTTATGACAGTTTTTTTGACGATCCTGCCAAGGTTACTGGTTTGGCCCTCACCCGTTTTGTCCAACCCGGGCAGATCTTGACAGACAGAATGGTCGCCCAGCCGCTGGTGGTCCATCGCGGTGACATTGTGACGATAGTAGCTGATTCCCCCTCTTTCACTATCACGACGCCGGGTAAGGTCATGCAGGATGGTGCGCTCGGTGAGGCCATAAAGGTCCAAAACATCATGAGTAAGCGTGAGATAGTTGCCGTCGTAAAGGACGCAAAGACTGTCTCTGTGCGTTTTTGA
- the flgG gene encoding flagellar basal-body rod protein FlgG, with product MIRALWSAASGMNSMQTNLDVIANNMANVNTVAFKRSQADFEDLLYQTIQTPGVQNADGTQVPTGIQIGMGSRLSSVEKIFTQGDYQNTGNDLDWAIEGRGFFKVISNGEELYTRAGDFKLDRDGYIVTSGGDRLQPEFSVPQGTTTININPYGMLTASDKNGNPLASVQLSIYDFANPAGLSSIGRNLYRVTQASGDPVEGTPGTDSFGTIAQGFLEQSNVDVVKEMVDMIVTQRAYELNSKAVQAADEMLSLADNLRR from the coding sequence ATGATAAGGGCGCTTTGGTCTGCCGCGTCGGGCATGAACAGTATGCAAACCAATCTTGATGTAATAGCCAATAATATGGCCAACGTTAATACAGTTGCCTTCAAGAGGAGCCAGGCTGACTTTGAAGATCTTTTGTATCAGACGATACAGACCCCTGGCGTGCAGAATGCCGATGGGACGCAGGTCCCGACCGGCATACAGATTGGTATGGGCTCTAGGTTAAGTTCAGTTGAAAAGATATTCACCCAAGGTGATTATCAGAATACCGGCAATGATCTTGATTGGGCCATAGAGGGGAGGGGATTTTTCAAGGTGATAAGCAATGGCGAGGAGCTCTATACGAGGGCCGGGGACTTTAAGCTCGATAGAGACGGCTATATCGTTACGTCAGGCGGGGACAGACTTCAGCCTGAGTTTTCCGTACCACAGGGTACGACCACCATCAATATAAACCCTTATGGGATGCTGACTGCGTCGGACAAAAACGGCAATCCGCTCGCATCCGTCCAGCTTTCTATATATGATTTCGCCAATCCTGCAGGCCTTTCTAGCATAGGCAGGAATCTCTATCGCGTGACTCAGGCCTCAGGTGATCCAGTGGAGGGCACCCCTGGGACCGACAGCTTCGGCACAATTGCCCAGGGTTTTTTAGAGCAGTCCAATGTCGATGTGGTAAAGGAGATGGTGGACATGATCGTGACCCAGCGTGCCTATGAGCTCAATTCAAAGGCGGTGCAGGCGGCTGATGAAATGCTCAGCCTGGCAGACAATCTGAGACGTTAG
- the flgF gene encoding flagellar basal-body rod protein FlgF, producing MFFSIGLHPHTRLGHIEALEDADILDRKLQMSANNMANVSTLGFKRQSMTFEEYLLPQVDGTERTAKKEVVRSDLSQGTMKETDNPLDFAIEGDGFFVVQTPQGVRYTRAGNFTLDANKQLVTQEGYPVLGGGVPIVLDDTTGKGIWLSKDGRFWVDETDVGQLDVVNFKNPQALERLGGNLYAQTAASGNAMPASALIKQGFLEGSNVNPVEEMVNLLDIYRAFEAQQKTLQALDQMDGHAANDIGRVG from the coding sequence ATGTTTTTTTCAATCGGGCTGCATCCCCATACCAGGCTGGGTCATATAGAGGCCCTCGAGGACGCCGATATACTTGATCGAAAGCTTCAGATGAGCGCCAATAATATGGCGAATGTCTCCACGCTAGGCTTCAAAAGACAGTCCATGACCTTCGAGGAGTATCTTTTGCCCCAGGTTGACGGGACGGAGAGGACTGCAAAAAAAGAGGTGGTCCGATCTGATCTGAGTCAAGGCACAATGAAAGAGACCGACAACCCGCTTGATTTTGCCATAGAGGGTGATGGTTTTTTTGTTGTGCAGACGCCGCAGGGCGTTAGATATACCAGGGCCGGGAACTTCACCTTGGATGCCAATAAACAGCTTGTTACTCAAGAAGGGTATCCAGTGCTTGGAGGAGGGGTCCCGATAGTCCTCGATGATACGACCGGAAAAGGGATATGGTTGAGTAAGGACGGCAGGTTTTGGGTTGACGAGACAGATGTCGGACAGCTCGATGTGGTTAATTTCAAGAATCCTCAGGCGCTTGAGAGGTTGGGTGGCAATCTCTATGCCCAAACCGCGGCTTCCGGTAATGCCATGCCTGCATCCGCCCTGATAAAACAGGGTTTTTTAGAAGGTTCGAACGTGAATCCGGTGGAGGAGATGGTGAATCTTCTGGATATCTACAGGGCCTTTGAGGCGCAACAGAAGACCCTTCAGGCGCTTGACCAGATGGATGGGCATGCAGCCAATGATATAGGCAGGGTAGGTTGA
- a CDS encoding EscU/YscU/HrcU family type III secretion system export apparatus switch protein, with translation MKRQTAERKKAVALSYDAEKDIAPRVTAKGEGLVAEKILEIARASGVPVRQDSDLVEVLSRLELNAAIPPDTYAVVAEILAWIYKVNNKAINNK, from the coding sequence ATGAAGAGACAGACTGCAGAACGAAAAAAGGCTGTAGCCTTGAGCTATGACGCTGAGAAAGACATCGCCCCCAGGGTGACTGCAAAGGGTGAGGGGCTTGTTGCCGAGAAGATATTGGAGATAGCAAGGGCGTCCGGTGTCCCTGTGCGTCAAGATTCCGACTTGGTTGAGGTGCTTTCGCGCCTTGAATTGAACGCTGCGATACCTCCAGACACCTATGCGGTTGTGGCCGAGATATTGGCCTGGATATACAAGGTGAACAATAAGGCCATCAATAATAAATAA